In one Sphingobacterium daejeonense genomic region, the following are encoded:
- a CDS encoding class II glutamine amidotransferase — protein MSDSIKHECGIALIRLLKPLSYYQEKYGTPYYGINKLYLLMEKQHNRGQDGAGIATIKFDVKPGNRYISRYRAMGSTAVAEIFEYVQKKFAAVNKAYPEESKDTQWLKDNVSFTGEVLLGHLRYGTHGKNSIESCHPFLRQNNWMSRNLVVAGNFNMTNVDELLQQLYDLGQHPKEQADTVTVLEKIGHFLDEENQKLFDQFKQEGYSNIEISAQIAKNIDVSKILTRSAKTWDGGYTIAGIFGHGDAFVMRDPAGIRPAFYYQDDEVLVVASERPVIQTAFNVPLNSVKEIKPGHALIAKKDGTVSEEMFRQPVEQMSCSFERIYFSRGSDADIYQERKSLGKLLIPQVLKSINNDIKNTVFSFIPNTAEVSYYGMMEGINQHVRDCQKETLLNRLDKISDEELNEVLDLKPRFEKLNVKDAKLRTFITQDADRQDMVQHVYDTTYGIVNDHEDTIVAIDDSIVRGTTLKQSILTILDRLNPKKIVIVSSAPQIRYPDCYGIDMSRMGEFVAFEAAISLLRKNGLAHIIDEVYQKCLASVTMPKDQVENYVKAIYEPFTDEQISEEISRIVKPHNLKAELEVVFQTLDNLHIACPNHKGDWYFSGNYPTPGGNKVVNRAFMNWMEGKNVRAYFSS, from the coding sequence ATGAGTGATTCTATAAAACACGAGTGCGGAATAGCACTTATCCGACTTTTAAAACCCCTATCTTATTATCAAGAAAAATACGGTACGCCCTATTACGGAATCAACAAGTTGTACTTGCTTATGGAAAAGCAACACAATAGAGGCCAAGATGGAGCCGGTATTGCTACAATCAAGTTTGATGTAAAACCTGGAAACCGCTATATCTCTAGATATAGAGCAATGGGGTCAACTGCTGTTGCAGAAATCTTTGAATATGTTCAAAAGAAATTCGCCGCCGTTAACAAGGCTTATCCTGAAGAATCTAAAGATACACAGTGGTTGAAAGATAACGTAAGTTTTACAGGTGAAGTCCTGTTGGGGCACTTGCGTTATGGTACTCATGGTAAAAACAGCATTGAAAGCTGTCACCCTTTCTTGAGACAAAATAACTGGATGTCGAGAAATCTAGTGGTTGCAGGAAACTTCAACATGACCAATGTCGATGAACTGTTGCAACAGCTATATGATTTAGGACAGCATCCAAAAGAACAGGCTGATACGGTTACTGTACTTGAGAAAATAGGACACTTCCTAGATGAAGAAAACCAAAAATTATTTGATCAATTCAAACAAGAAGGATATTCAAATATCGAAATCTCAGCTCAAATCGCTAAGAATATCGATGTTTCAAAAATATTAACACGCTCGGCGAAAACTTGGGATGGCGGTTATACGATTGCTGGTATTTTCGGACATGGCGATGCTTTCGTAATGAGAGATCCAGCTGGTATCCGTCCAGCGTTCTATTACCAAGACGACGAAGTATTGGTCGTAGCATCTGAAAGACCAGTAATTCAAACAGCATTTAATGTTCCGTTGAATTCTGTAAAAGAAATAAAACCAGGACATGCCTTAATCGCCAAAAAAGACGGTACAGTTTCTGAAGAAATGTTCAGACAACCTGTTGAGCAAATGTCATGCTCTTTCGAGCGCATCTATTTCTCTAGAGGATCTGATGCTGATATTTATCAAGAACGTAAATCATTAGGTAAATTGTTGATCCCTCAAGTGCTTAAGAGCATCAATAATGATATCAAGAATACAGTCTTTTCATTTATCCCTAATACAGCAGAGGTTTCCTATTATGGTATGATGGAAGGCATAAATCAGCATGTAAGAGATTGTCAGAAGGAAACATTGTTAAACCGCCTTGATAAGATTTCTGATGAGGAATTGAACGAGGTCCTAGACCTTAAGCCTAGATTTGAAAAGCTGAATGTCAAGGATGCAAAATTGCGTACTTTCATTACACAGGATGCTGACCGTCAAGATATGGTTCAACACGTGTATGATACCACTTATGGTATTGTAAATGATCACGAAGATACAATTGTGGCTATTGACGATTCAATCGTTAGAGGTACAACCCTCAAGCAAAGTATCCTTACTATCCTAGATCGTTTGAATCCTAAAAAAATTGTTATTGTTTCTTCTGCGCCACAAATTCGTTACCCTGACTGTTATGGTATTGATATGTCGAGAATGGGTGAGTTCGTCGCATTTGAAGCAGCAATATCTCTATTGCGCAAAAATGGATTGGCACATATAATCGATGAAGTTTATCAAAAATGTCTTGCATCAGTAACTATGCCTAAAGACCAGGTAGAAAACTACGTCAAAGCTATTTACGAGCCATTCACAGATGAACAGATTTCTGAAGAAATATCAAGAATTGTAAAACCTCACAACCTAAAAGCTGAGCTAGAAGTAGTATTCCAAACACTGGACAACCTGCACATTGCTTGTCCTAACCACAAAGGAGATTGGTACTTCTCAGGTAACTACCCAACACCAGGAGGCAATAAAGTCGTAAACCGAGCATTTATGAACTGGATGGAAGGGAAGAATGTGAGAGCGTATTTTAGCTCATAG
- a CDS encoding S1/P1 nuclease encodes MANLIYDDVAKNNKLSYDYIFRFKDPMENALLKAGLRLAKELNAVFG; translated from the coding sequence TTGGCAAACCTAATTTATGATGATGTAGCAAAAAATAATAAGCTCTCTTACGATTATATTTTTCGATTTAAAGACCCTATGGAAAATGCTTTACTTAAAGCTGGTTTGAGATTAGCAAAAGAGCTTAATGCAGTCTTCGGTTAA
- a CDS encoding alkaline phosphatase: MNIKFFNLLIALFLFIGSTFAQKQPKYIFFMIGDGMGLNQVQAAEIYKASLDNKNTVYPTVFSQFPYATFATSHSQSHGVTDSGAGGTALAVGYKTKNGVIAMDSAGVKAYKSIAYLAKEKGMKVGITTSVSIDHATPASFYANQPDRDMYYEIGLDIIKSNFDFFAGSGFLKPTTNAKKEEVASIFPQLEKAGYKLLYGLDDYKKANKSDKLILMNNKGTNPVSLKFAIDQKPGDLNLSEITSAAIESLSQGDQGFFLMVEGGKIDWACHSNDGAAAIHEVLDFNNAVQKAFEFYQKHPEETLIIVTADHETGGMGVGNGSSTLRIKNLENQKISQEALSLLVNDFRTKNPNASWDQLKEFLGENLGLWKNIKVSEDFNEDLQEAYEKSFVEHKNETSKSLYATSDKIADLAIKALNKASSVSWASGSHSAAYIPVYAIGVGSEEFHKKMDNVDIPRTVSKVAGWSHP, translated from the coding sequence ATGAATATTAAATTTTTCAATTTATTAATTGCCTTATTTTTATTTATAGGCTCAACCTTTGCTCAAAAACAACCCAAGTACATTTTCTTTATGATAGGTGATGGAATGGGGCTGAACCAAGTTCAAGCTGCTGAAATCTACAAAGCTTCTTTGGACAATAAGAATACGGTATATCCAACAGTTTTCAGTCAATTTCCATATGCAACATTTGCGACTTCACATTCTCAATCTCATGGAGTAACAGATTCAGGTGCTGGAGGGACAGCATTAGCGGTAGGTTATAAAACTAAAAACGGCGTGATTGCAATGGATAGTGCTGGTGTAAAAGCTTATAAAAGCATTGCTTATCTAGCTAAAGAAAAGGGAATGAAAGTAGGTATTACAACTTCTGTTAGTATTGATCATGCAACACCTGCTTCTTTTTATGCTAACCAACCAGATCGCGACATGTATTATGAAATCGGGTTAGATATCATAAAGTCAAACTTTGATTTCTTTGCTGGTTCTGGTTTCCTAAAACCTACAACAAATGCAAAAAAAGAAGAAGTTGCCTCGATTTTCCCACAGTTAGAAAAAGCAGGCTATAAATTATTATACGGCTTGGATGACTATAAAAAAGCAAACAAATCAGATAAATTGATTTTAATGAATAATAAAGGAACTAACCCAGTATCCTTAAAATTTGCTATTGATCAAAAACCTGGAGATTTAAATCTATCTGAAATCACGTCTGCAGCCATAGAGTCATTAAGTCAAGGTGATCAGGGTTTCTTTTTAATGGTAGAAGGCGGCAAAATTGATTGGGCATGTCACTCAAATGATGGTGCAGCTGCAATTCATGAAGTTCTGGACTTTAACAACGCTGTTCAAAAAGCTTTTGAATTCTATCAAAAACATCCAGAAGAAACTTTGATCATTGTTACTGCTGATCATGAAACTGGAGGTATGGGTGTAGGAAATGGAAGTTCAACCCTTAGAATCAAGAATTTAGAGAACCAGAAAATTTCACAAGAAGCCTTGTCTTTATTAGTAAATGATTTTCGCACAAAAAATCCTAATGCAAGTTGGGATCAATTGAAAGAATTTTTAGGTGAAAATCTAGGATTATGGAAAAACATTAAGGTAAGTGAAGATTTTAACGAAGATTTACAAGAGGCCTATGAGAAAAGCTTCGTTGAACATAAAAATGAAACTAGCAAAAGCCTTTATGCAACTTCCGACAAGATCGCTGACTTAGCAATTAAAGCTCTCAATAAAGCTTCTTCTGTTAGTTGGGCGTCTGGCAGTCACTCTGCCGCTTACATTCCAGTTTATGCAATTGGAGTAGGATCAGAAGAATTCCATAAAAAAATGGATAACGTAGATATTCCGAGAACAGTTTCTAAAGTAGCTGGATGGTCTCATCCATAA
- a CDS encoding murein L,D-transpeptidase catalytic domain family protein, whose product MNKLLLISLWAIATSTMTGDLNNTQQVKAPIEIKQTEQELVKDPVKELYDEMKLQGTIKWEAFEQAMQGYNQLSPKNRNIMTIIDFTLPSTDKRMYVLDMKAKKLLYHSVVSHGRNSGENYATSFSNRNGSFQSSLGFYYASETYFGGNGYSLRLDGLEKGINDQARPRAIVVHGADYCSTDIIKSTGRLGRSYGCPALPRELAKPIINTIKGGSLMFIYAGNKEYLANTKFVKKSPLMPSNTLIATQEAEETIKGKTVLN is encoded by the coding sequence ATGAATAAACTATTGCTTATTTCATTATGGGCTATTGCGACCTCCACCATGACTGGAGACCTAAACAACACTCAGCAAGTTAAAGCCCCAATCGAAATCAAACAAACAGAACAAGAATTAGTAAAAGATCCGGTTAAAGAATTGTATGACGAAATGAAGTTACAAGGGACCATCAAATGGGAAGCCTTCGAGCAAGCTATGCAAGGTTACAACCAATTGAGTCCGAAAAACAGGAACATCATGACGATCATCGACTTTACGCTGCCTTCTACTGACAAAAGAATGTACGTTTTGGATATGAAAGCTAAAAAGCTTTTGTACCATTCCGTAGTATCTCATGGAAGAAATAGTGGTGAGAATTATGCCACTTCTTTTTCTAATAGGAATGGATCATTTCAAAGTTCTTTAGGATTCTATTACGCCTCAGAAACTTACTTTGGCGGAAATGGTTATTCCCTAAGACTTGATGGATTAGAAAAAGGAATCAATGATCAAGCAAGACCAAGAGCTATTGTGGTTCATGGTGCAGATTATTGCAGTACTGACATCATCAAATCAACAGGTAGACTTGGAAGAAGCTACGGCTGCCCTGCCCTACCTCGTGAGTTGGCAAAACCTATCATCAATACTATCAAAGGTGGAAGCCTGATGTTTATCTACGCAGGTAATAAAGAATATCTTGCAAATACCAAGTTCGTTAAGAAATCTCCTTTGATGCCTTCAAATACTCTTATTGCAACACAAGAAGCTGAAGAAACTATTAAAGGAAAGACGGTGTTGAACTAA
- a CDS encoding L,D-transpeptidase family protein, which yields MGGYIHGVPVNNPKGKIVEYSWSLGTTPRSHMCVRNASSHAKFVYDTSKPFKSLVVVID from the coding sequence ATGGGGGGCTATATTCATGGTGTTCCGGTTAATAATCCTAAAGGGAAGATTGTTGAGTACTCTTGGTCTTTGGGTACGACCCCAAGGTCACATATGTGTGTCAGAAATGCGTCATCTCACGCTAAATTTGTTTATGATACGTCAAAACCCTTCAAATCCTTGGTCGTAGTTATTGATTAA
- a CDS encoding YchJ family protein has protein sequence MNGNCYCGSDMSYQKCCKIIHDNYKNADSAEQLMRARYSAFALHMVDFLYETFHPTSRRFQKKAEIEQWSKENKWIGLDVIKATENTVEFRAFYLDSAGNDFNHHEKSRFQKLHGAWYYLDGKVLA, from the coding sequence ATGAATGGGAATTGTTATTGCGGCAGTGATATGTCGTATCAAAAGTGCTGTAAGATTATACATGATAATTACAAAAATGCAGATAGTGCCGAACAATTAATGCGAGCCAGATATTCTGCGTTTGCATTACATATGGTAGATTTTTTATATGAAACATTTCATCCTACAAGCCGTAGATTTCAGAAAAAAGCTGAAATAGAACAATGGAGCAAAGAGAACAAATGGATAGGATTAGATGTGATCAAGGCGACGGAAAATACGGTTGAATTTAGGGCCTTTTATCTAGATTCAGCAGGCAATGATTTTAATCATCATGAGAAGTCAAGATTTCAGAAATTACATGGAGCATGGTATTATCTTGACGGCAAAGTATTGGCTTAA
- a CDS encoding M13 family metallopeptidase, with product MKKGTDGQKIADLYKSYVDFDTRNQLGITPIQQQLKDIDQVKNLQGLYDYFLKYGAVGGNPFFGAYVYAHMKNSNMNAVYLGGGGLGLGRTYYQKEDAKNTETLGNYNNYINSLYGKVDPKTRDLKGPKVIEFEKLIASNLKTVEEQRDAQKRYNPVAVKDLNKMVKNMDVAKYIQTLGFKADTVIIGELKYYENLDKIVNEENLPVIKEYLKFHVMDDATSYLTKELDELAFDFYGKKLRGQKEQRALDKRGLEFVNGSAGELLGKIYVKEYFPAEAKAACEELVQYLVKSFDQHIKDLAWMSPATKEKALEKLSKFNVKIGYPDKWKDYSNLQVGSSLIENVKNLQRWSFEENLAKQGKPVDKSEWGMTPQTVNAYYSPLFNEIVFPAAILQPPFYDYKADAAVNFGGIGAVIGHELSHGFDDSGSQYDGNGNLNNWWTDEDREKFEAAADALVAQFEAYEPVPGVFVNGRFTLGENIGDLGGSSVAFDALQMYLKDKGNPGLIDGYTQDQRFFLSWATIWRTKTTDEFVVNQVKTDPHSPAQYRATGPIINLDAFHKAFETKEGDKLYLPKEKRIVIW from the coding sequence TTGAAAAAAGGTACTGATGGTCAAAAAATTGCAGATTTATATAAATCATATGTAGATTTTGACACTCGTAATCAATTAGGTATAACTCCGATTCAGCAACAACTTAAGGATATCGATCAAGTAAAAAACCTCCAGGGGCTTTATGATTACTTTTTGAAGTACGGTGCTGTAGGTGGTAACCCGTTTTTTGGCGCTTATGTTTATGCGCACATGAAAAACAGTAATATGAACGCCGTTTATTTGGGTGGCGGAGGTTTGGGTTTAGGCAGAACTTACTATCAGAAAGAAGATGCTAAAAACACAGAAACATTAGGTAACTACAATAACTATATAAATTCATTATATGGTAAAGTAGATCCAAAAACGCGTGATTTGAAAGGTCCCAAGGTTATTGAGTTCGAAAAATTAATAGCTTCAAACTTAAAAACAGTAGAGGAGCAACGCGATGCGCAAAAGCGTTATAACCCAGTTGCGGTTAAAGACCTGAATAAAATGGTTAAGAACATGGATGTTGCAAAATACATTCAGACTTTAGGTTTTAAAGCAGACACGGTTATTATTGGAGAATTGAAATATTATGAGAACCTGGACAAGATCGTAAATGAAGAAAACTTGCCTGTAATCAAAGAATATTTGAAGTTCCATGTAATGGACGACGCAACTAGTTATTTAACAAAAGAATTGGACGAATTAGCGTTTGATTTTTATGGAAAGAAACTAAGAGGTCAAAAGGAACAACGTGCCTTAGATAAAAGAGGATTAGAATTTGTGAATGGCAGTGCGGGCGAGTTGTTAGGTAAAATTTACGTTAAGGAATATTTTCCTGCAGAAGCAAAAGCGGCATGTGAAGAATTAGTACAATATTTAGTTAAGTCCTTTGATCAACATATTAAGGATTTAGCTTGGATGTCTCCAGCTACAAAAGAAAAAGCATTGGAGAAATTGTCAAAATTCAACGTAAAAATTGGATACCCTGATAAGTGGAAGGATTATTCAAATCTACAGGTTGGATCTTCATTGATTGAAAATGTGAAGAACCTTCAGCGTTGGAGTTTTGAAGAGAACCTTGCTAAACAAGGTAAACCAGTGGATAAATCAGAGTGGGGAATGACTCCACAAACTGTAAATGCTTATTATAGCCCATTATTCAATGAAATTGTTTTCCCAGCAGCAATCTTACAACCTCCATTTTACGATTACAAAGCTGATGCGGCTGTAAACTTCGGTGGTATTGGTGCTGTTATTGGTCATGAATTATCACATGGTTTTGATGATTCAGGATCTCAATACGATGGTAATGGGAACTTGAACAACTGGTGGACAGATGAAGACAGGGAGAAGTTTGAAGCGGCAGCAGATGCTTTGGTTGCTCAGTTTGAAGCTTATGAACCAGTCCCAGGGGTATTTGTAAACGGACGCTTTACATTGGGTGAAAACATTGGAGACCTTGGAGGTTCTTCAGTAGCATTCGATGCGTTGCAAATGTACCTTAAAGACAAAGGAAATCCTGGATTAATCGACGGATATACGCAAGATCAACGCTTTTTCCTTTCCTGGGCAACTATTTGGCGTACGAAGACAACTGATGAGTTCGTAGTGAATCAAGTGAAAACAGATCCACACTCTCCAGCACAATACCGTGCTACAGGACCGATTATCAATCTGGATGCTTTCCATAAAGCTTTTGAAACAAAAGAAGGTGATAAACTTTATCTTCCAAAAGAAAAGAGAATAGTAATCTGGTAG
- a CDS encoding S1/P1 nuclease, giving the protein MFLNTPGNLTHAQFLVEIQNSPEQNLYKAYQRVRKDVVNKDLSLEERQRALYFMVHLLGDAHQPMHVSRAEDLGGNKISVTFFGRGSNIHRVWDSDLVDNEKWSYTEYARVLDYEKHFFQTIYQFNF; this is encoded by the coding sequence ATTTTTTTAAATACACCAGGAAACCTTACTCATGCTCAATTTTTAGTAGAAATTCAAAATTCGCCTGAACAAAATTTATATAAAGCCTATCAGCGAGTAAGAAAAGATGTAGTGAATAAGGATCTCTCATTAGAAGAAAGACAAAGAGCACTATATTTTATGGTACATCTATTGGGTGATGCGCATCAGCCAATGCATGTGAGCAGGGCAGAGGATTTAGGTGGTAACAAAATTTCCGTTACATTCTTTGGAAGAGGATCAAATATTCACCGTGTTTGGGACAGTGACTTGGTCGATAATGAAAAATGGTCATACACAGAGTATGCACGAGTATTAGATTATGAGAAACATTTTTTTCAAACAATATACCAATTCAACTTTTGA
- a CDS encoding DUF4268 domain-containing protein, which translates to MYSREEAKKIKESFWTSFGMYMSPIPNADGEKVTWVNYKTGIRYLFFRMEATNKIAQIGIEIANPDEGIRALIFEQFKEFKAVLEAELEEEWIWDELSYDENGKATARIYTEIKGVSVFKREDWPELISFF; encoded by the coding sequence TTGTATTCAAGAGAAGAAGCGAAGAAAATCAAGGAATCCTTTTGGACATCATTCGGGATGTATATGTCGCCGATACCAAACGCTGATGGCGAAAAGGTAACCTGGGTGAATTACAAAACTGGAATTCGATATCTATTCTTTAGGATGGAAGCAACCAATAAGATAGCTCAAATCGGCATTGAGATTGCAAATCCAGATGAAGGAATAAGAGCCTTGATCTTTGAACAATTCAAAGAATTTAAAGCTGTACTGGAAGCAGAATTGGAGGAAGAGTGGATCTGGGATGAACTGTCCTATGATGAAAATGGCAAAGCAACAGCAAGGATTTATACAGAAATAAAAGGAGTCAGTGTCTTCAAAAGAGAGGATTGGCCAGAATTAATTTCGTTTTTTTAA
- a CDS encoding OmpA family protein, which produces MENNLIELARSYFTEHSYSTLASQENISQEQAKRGIDAVIPSLFLGLQRKSGHGLGSLLDTLKSSFSGFDFSDVLRFSPPVQDVPQQGDTTRTVLSSLFGNSFDQVIPNTANFLGLNTNSLIRLFSAGIPAVIGALTSNGTRWDTTSIEADLNNNRTNFLKALPVGLPLNILGDEPRGPVLAEDEVVTRETIVDPARDVLVEDPIIPATANVRREDPPAALPPADEERRKGAGLWWILIPIILLLLWFLFGKGCNREEPPVTDAHVDSLITDSVVNEDTVPTTEIVRESIMVTLPNDTVINAYKGGIEDQLVQFLNSDYKNLSDEELKDRWFDFDNLNFATGTANILPESQVQLDNLVAILNAFPDAKVKVGGYTDKTGDEAINKKLSNDRAIAVKNAFDAQGVGNRVMATEGYGSEFAKFPADAPESDRVKDRRVAISVRK; this is translated from the coding sequence ATGGAAAACAATTTAATAGAACTTGCTCGTTCCTATTTTACAGAGCATTCTTACAGTACACTTGCTTCTCAAGAAAATATTTCACAAGAGCAGGCAAAGAGAGGAATAGACGCTGTTATTCCTTCGTTATTTTTAGGTTTACAAAGGAAATCCGGCCACGGATTGGGTAGCCTATTAGACACATTGAAATCAAGTTTTTCTGGGTTTGACTTCTCAGATGTACTGAGATTCAGTCCGCCTGTACAAGACGTTCCTCAACAAGGCGATACGACTCGGACAGTATTAAGCTCTCTATTTGGAAATTCTTTTGACCAAGTTATTCCGAATACTGCTAATTTCTTAGGATTAAATACTAATAGTTTAATCCGATTATTCTCAGCAGGTATTCCTGCGGTTATTGGGGCATTGACCAGCAATGGAACTCGATGGGATACAACTTCTATTGAAGCTGATTTAAACAATAACCGAACTAACTTCTTAAAAGCATTGCCAGTTGGTTTACCATTAAATATTTTGGGTGATGAGCCAAGAGGGCCAGTCCTAGCTGAAGATGAGGTAGTCACTAGAGAGACCATCGTTGATCCAGCTCGTGATGTCTTGGTTGAAGATCCTATTATCCCTGCTACAGCAAATGTGAGACGCGAAGATCCACCTGCTGCATTACCTCCAGCCGATGAAGAACGCAGAAAAGGTGCAGGATTATGGTGGATATTGATTCCAATTATCTTATTGTTGTTATGGTTTTTGTTTGGAAAAGGCTGTAATAGAGAAGAACCACCAGTTACTGATGCTCATGTAGACTCGCTGATTACCGACTCTGTAGTAAACGAGGATACAGTACCTACCACTGAAATCGTAAGAGAAAGTATCATGGTAACATTGCCTAATGATACTGTTATCAATGCCTATAAAGGGGGTATTGAAGATCAACTGGTTCAATTCTTGAATTCTGATTACAAAAATCTTTCAGATGAGGAATTAAAAGACCGTTGGTTTGATTTCGACAACTTGAATTTCGCAACTGGTACCGCTAATATTCTACCTGAAAGCCAAGTTCAATTGGACAATTTGGTAGCAATATTGAACGCTTTCCCAGATGCAAAAGTAAAAGTTGGTGGATACACTGACAAAACTGGTGATGAAGCAATCAATAAAAAATTATCAAATGACCGTGCAATTGCAGTTAAGAATGCATTTGATGCACAGGGTGTTGGTAACAGAGTCATGGCAACAGAAGGTTATGGATCTGAATTTGCCAAATTCCCAGCAGACGCTCCAGAATCTGACCGTGTGAAAGATAGAAGAGTGGCTATTAGTGTTAGAAAATAA
- a CDS encoding S1/P1 nuclease, which translates to MKLVGKILVFFMLLTQSHHVLAWGMTGHRVISEIAEQHLTRKAKRNIEKLIGHQKLAYWSNWADFIKSSPDSILLKTGSWHFFKYTRKPYSCSIFSRNSKFA; encoded by the coding sequence ATGAAACTAGTAGGGAAAATTCTAGTGTTTTTTATGTTGCTGACACAATCTCATCATGTTTTGGCTTGGGGAATGACAGGGCACCGTGTTATCTCAGAAATCGCAGAACAACACTTGACAAGAAAAGCTAAACGTAATATTGAAAAATTAATTGGTCACCAAAAATTGGCTTACTGGTCAAATTGGGCAGATTTTATTAAATCTTCACCTGATTCCATTTTGCTAAAAACAGGATCATGGCATTTTTTTAAATACACCAGGAAACCTTACTCATGCTCAATTTTTAGTAGAAATTCAAAATTCGCCTGA
- a CDS encoding lipocalin family protein, producing MDKKKTLLTLSAVAIGSVIYSYLKPVKSDVEVIQDFDLQKYLGKWYEIARFDFFWEKNLKNVTAEYSMNEDGSVKVKNEGVNITTEKTKTSIGKAKYAGNVNEGALKVSFFGPFYSGYNIVMLDSDYQDALIFGDNLDYIWILSRTKSINEDRKAHYLKYAKDCGYDLSKLKWTVQEG from the coding sequence ATGGACAAAAAGAAAACATTACTAACCCTATCTGCTGTAGCCATAGGCTCAGTAATATATAGTTATCTAAAACCTGTCAAATCAGATGTAGAAGTTATCCAAGATTTTGATCTACAGAAATACTTAGGCAAATGGTACGAAATAGCTCGGTTTGATTTTTTCTGGGAAAAGAACTTAAAGAATGTTACTGCTGAATATAGTATGAATGAAGATGGTTCAGTAAAAGTTAAAAATGAAGGTGTTAATATCACTACCGAAAAAACCAAAACGAGTATTGGAAAAGCTAAGTATGCTGGAAATGTCAATGAAGGTGCTTTAAAAGTTTCATTTTTCGGTCCCTTTTATTCTGGTTATAACATTGTTATGCTTGATAGTGATTATCAAGATGCTTTAATCTTTGGTGACAATCTAGATTATATTTGGATCCTGTCCAGAACCAAATCTATTAATGAAGATAGAAAAGCTCACTACCTAAAATATGCTAAAGACTGTGGCTATGATCTTTCAAAATTAAAATGGACAGTACAAGAGGGCTAA
- a CDS encoding lipocalin-like domain-containing protein, with protein MTTLKNELVGTWQLLSYIEVPINGTDSKFPMGQSPKGLLIYGADGYMSVQISDSERDNFSSEDRYLANDEEIQSQIKGFIALAGSYKIDNTNATVQYSITTSSFPNWEGQFQERKIDFEGDILYLKSVTPILSNGIEVNSYMTWKRIEKEEFSSRRERFMEITNAGRSKSQFEDF; from the coding sequence ATGACAACATTGAAAAATGAATTAGTAGGCACATGGCAACTACTATCCTATATAGAAGTACCAATTAATGGTACAGACTCAAAATTTCCAATGGGACAATCCCCAAAAGGTTTATTAATATATGGTGCTGATGGATATATGTCCGTGCAGATTTCAGACTCCGAAAGAGACAATTTCAGCTCTGAAGACAGATATCTAGCTAATGATGAGGAGATACAATCCCAAATTAAAGGCTTTATTGCTTTAGCGGGCTCATATAAAATAGATAATACCAATGCAACTGTCCAATACTCAATTACTACCTCTTCTTTCCCGAATTGGGAAGGTCAATTTCAAGAACGCAAAATTGATTTTGAAGGCGATATCCTTTATCTGAAATCTGTAACCCCAATTCTGTCCAATGGTATTGAGGTAAACAGCTATATGACATGGAAAAGAATTGAGAAGGAAGAATTCAGCTCAAGAAGGGAGAGGTTCATGGAAATAACAAATGCTGGGCGCTCAAAATCGCAGTTTGAAGACTTTTAA
- a CDS encoding YegP family protein, whose protein sequence is MGKFVISTRKNGEFQFNLKAANGQVILSSEGYTTKAACENGIASVKKNSQDSAKFDKITAKNGKFYFNLKAGNGQIIGTSEMYESEAGRSNGIKSVQENAPDANVDDTSV, encoded by the coding sequence ATGGGAAAGTTTGTAATTTCGACTAGGAAGAATGGAGAGTTCCAGTTCAACCTAAAAGCTGCCAATGGACAGGTCATCCTAAGCAGCGAAGGTTATACCACAAAGGCGGCATGCGAGAATGGGATTGCCTCTGTAAAGAAGAATTCACAGGATTCTGCCAAATTCGACAAAATAACGGCAAAAAATGGGAAATTTTATTTCAATCTTAAAGCTGGGAATGGCCAAATAATAGGAACTAGTGAGATGTATGAAAGTGAAGCTGGCAGAAGTAACGGCATAAAATCTGTTCAAGAAAATGCACCCGACGCAAATGTTGATGATACATCAGTTTAA